A region of Phocoena phocoena chromosome 17, mPhoPho1.1, whole genome shotgun sequence DNA encodes the following proteins:
- the LOC136137276 gene encoding prostate stem cell antigen-like — translation MKAVLLALLAAVLALQPGTALQCYSCQAEVSNQDCQHVQNCSHSETQCWTERIRAVDLLTLIRKGCSSHCVEDSENYYVGEKNVTCCSTDLCNASGAHTLQPAIVTLTLLTALGVLLFWGPGQL, via the exons ATGAAGGCTGTCCTCCTTGCCCTGCTAGCCGCTGTCTTGGCCCTGCAGCCAG GCACCGCCCTGCAGTGTTACTCCTGCCAGGCCGAGGTCAGCAACCAGGACTGCCAGCACGTGCAGAACTGCAGCCACTCTGAGACCCAGTGCTGGACCGAGCGCATCC GTGCTGTTGATCTCCTGACCCTCATCAGGAAGGGCTGCAGCTCGCACTGTGTGGAGGACTCAGAGAACTACTACGTGGGCGAGAAAAACGTCACATGTTGCTCTACTGACCTGTGCAACGCCAGCGGGGCCCACACCCTGCAGCCGGCCATCGTCACCCTGACCCTGCTCACCGCTCTTGGTGTGCTGCTGTTCTGGGGCCCCGGGCAGCTGTAG